A region of Solanum dulcamara chromosome 7, daSolDulc1.2, whole genome shotgun sequence DNA encodes the following proteins:
- the LOC129896907 gene encoding AAA-ATPase At2g46620-like, producing MFLYLVAIIASCLFLKVVLKTSLLQIVKKWWRFLEDSCYVYQFYRVPQFNHNMQENQLYRKVCTYLNSLPYVEDFDFTNLISGDKSNEISLVLDSNQTVVDKFLSARVFWINEKDEFTGLKALVMKIRKKDKRRILQPYLQYIHSVFDEIEQRKKEVRLLVNVDNEPQRNGRWRSVPFTHPATFDTVVMDTDLKNKVKSDLESFQKSKQYYHRLGKVWKRSYLLYGPSGTGKSTFIAGIANMLNYDVYDVDLSKVTDDSDLKMLLLQTTSKSLIVIEDLDSYLGTKSTAPSLSGILNFMDGIFSCCGEERIMIFTINNKDQIDPTVLRPGRIDVHIHFPLCNFNAFKSLANSHLGLKDHKLFPQVEEILQTGAALSPAEIGEIMISNRSSPTRALKTVISALQINTESRAATRHARRLSETGSNRTMEETGDSGIFCKENLREFKKLYGLLRIRSSRKDSSFEFDTSDKDNSRHDH from the coding sequence atGTTTTTGTATTTGGTTGCAATAATTGCTTCATGTTTGTTTCTGAAGGTCGTGTTGAAAACTTCTTTACTGCAAATTGTGAAGAAATGGTGGAGATTTTTGGAGGATAGTTGTTATGTGTATCAGTTCTACAGGGTTCCGCAATTCAATCACAACATGCAGGAAAATCAATTGTATCGAAAAGTTTGTACTTATCTGAATTCTCTCCCCTATGTTGAAGATTTTGATTTCACCAACCTAATCTCCGGCGATAAGTCCAATGAAATTAGCCTCGTTTTGGATTCCAATCAGACTGTTGTTGACAAATTCCTCAGCGCCAGAGTTTTTTGGATCAATGAGAAAGATGAATTTACAGGTCTGAAAGCGCTTGTTATGAAGATTAGGAAAAAAGATAAGCGTCGAATTCTCCAGCCTTATCTTCAGTATATACACTCTGTGTTTGATGAAATCGAGCAGAGGAAAAAGGAGGTGAGATTATTAGTCAATGTAGATAATGAACCTCAGAGAAATGGACGATGGAGATCAGTGCCGTTCACACATCCAGCAACTTTTGATACGGTAGTGATGGACACGGATCTCAAGAACAAGGTGAAATCCGATTTGGAATCGTTTCAAAAATCAAAACAGTACTATCACCGCCTCGGCAAAGTTTGGAAACGGAGTTATCTTCTCTACGGACCTTCCGGCACCGGAAAATCAACGTTTATCGCCGGAATAGCGAATATGCTGAACTACGACGTGTACGACGTCGATTTATCTAAAGTCACAGACGATTCGGATCTGAAAATGCTTCTGTTACAAACCACAAGTAAGTCGCTAATCGTTATCGAAGATCTCGATAGTTACCTTGGGACCAAATCAACGGCTCCGAGTTTATCTGGAATTCTCAACTTTATGGATGGAATATTCTCGTGTTGTGGAGAAGAGCGAATCATGATATTCACCATCAACAACAAAGATCAAATTGATCCGACGGTTCTCCGGCCAGGAAGAATCGACGTTCACATACACTTCCCTTTATGTAATTTCAACGCTTTCAAAAGCCTAGCGAATAGCCATTTGGGTTTAAAAGACCACAAGCTTTTCCCACAAGTAGAGGAGATTCTCCAAACCGGGGCGGCTCTCAGCCCGGCTGAAATCGGCGAGATCATGATATCGAACCGGAGCTCGCCGACCCGGGCATTGAAAACTGTCATTTCAGCTCTACAAATCAACACCGAGTCAAGGGCGGCGACTCGGCATGCACGGCGGTTGAGTGAGACCGGGTCGAATCGAACCATGGAGGAAACAGGTGATTCGGGTATTTTCTGcaaagaaaatttgagagaGTTCAAGAAGCTCTATGGACTTTTACGAATAAGGAGTAGTAGAAAAGATTCCTCGTTCGAATTTGATACCTCGGATAAGGATAATTCAAGGCATGATCATTAA
- the LOC129894083 gene encoding uncharacterized protein LOC129894083: protein MELFYYVVFGAMAAVVAALELGGKSNKDRITTSQAFNSFKNNYILVYSLMMAGDWLQGPYVYYLYSTYGFSKGDIGQLFIAGFGSSMLFGTIVGSLADKQGRKRACVTYCITYILSCITKHSPQYKILMVGRILGGIATSLLFSSFESWLVAEHFKRGFESQWLSLTFSKAIFVGNGLVAIIAGLFGNFLVDSLNLGPVSPFDAAACFLAIGMAVILSSWSENYGDPSESKDLLTQFKGAAVAIASDEKIALLGAIQSLFEGSMYTFVFLWTPALSPNDEDIPHGFIFATFMLASMLGSSFAARLMAKNSPKVESYMQIVFVISSAALMLPILTTFLVPPSNVKGGGISFAGSIQLLGFCTFEACVGIFWPSIMKMRSQYIPEEARSTIMNFFRIPLNLFVCIVLYNVNAFPITVMFGMCSIFLFVASILQRRLAAIADKPKAEDWTAMKERDTEADPLNAS, encoded by the exons ATGGAGTTGTTCTACTATGTGGTGTTTGGGGCTATGGCTGCTGTTGTGGCAGCTCTTGAGCTGGGTGGGAAGAGCAACAAAGATCGTATCACAACTTCTCAGGCTTTCAATTCATTTAAGAATAATTACATTCTTGTTTACTCTCTTATGATGG CTGGTGATTGGCTACAGGGTCCATATGTATACTACCTTTACAGCACGTATGGCTTTAGCAAGGGGGATATTGGACAGCTATTCATTGCTGGATTTGGATCTTCCATGCTGTTTGGCACAATCGTTGGATCTCTTGCCGACAAACA AGGTCGGAAGAGGGCATGTGTAACTTACTGTATCACTTACATACTGAGCTGCATCACCAAGCATTCCCCTCAATACAAGATTCTGATGGTTGGACGTATTTTGGGTGGCATTGCTACATCTCTACTGTTTTCATCATTTGAGTCATGGCTTGTAGCAGAACACTTTAAG AGGGGTTTTGAGTCCCAATGGCTCTCACTTACTTTCTCCAAGGCAATATTTGTTGGAAATGGCCTTGTTGCAATTATTGCTGGATTGTTTGGAAATTTTCTTGTTGATTCATTAAATCTTGGCCCTGTGTCTCCTTTTGATGCTGCTGCCTGCTTTCTTGCCATTGGAATGGCAGTCATATTATCATCATGGTCAGAGAACTACGGAGACCCATCAGAGAGCAAAGACTTGCTCACTCAATTCAAGGGTGCAGCTGTGGCCATTGCTTCAG ATGAGAAGATTGCATTACTCGGTGCTATACAATCTCTATTTGAAGGTTCCATGTATACATTTGTGTTTCTCTGGACTCCTGCCCTCAGCCCAAATGATGAAGACATTCCCCATGGTTTTATTTTTGCAACTTTCATGTTGGCTTCAATGTTGGGAAGCTCATTTGCAGCTCGCCTTATGGCGAAGAACTCACCTAAAGTTGAGAGCTACATGCAGATTGTTTTTGTCATATCATCTGCAGCTCTCATGCTGCCCATTCTGACAACT TTCTTGGTACCTCCTTCAAATGTGAAAGGAGGAGGCATCTCCTTTGCTGGAAGTATCCAGCTTCTTGGCTTCTGTACCTTCGAGGCTTGTGTTGGCATCTTCTGGCCATCCATCATGAAGATGAGGTCTCAATACATTCCCGAGGAAGCAAGGAGTACCATAATGAACTTCTTCAGGATTCCCCTCAACCTCTTCGTCTGCATTGTGCTTTACAAT GTCAACGCTTTCCCCATCACTGTGATGTTTGGCATGTGCTCAATTTTCCTCTTTGTTGCATCCATTTTGCAAAGACGGCTTGCAGCCATTGCAGACAAGCCAA AAGCAGAAGATTGGACAGCAATGAAGGAAAGGGATACTGAGGCTGATCCATTGAACgcatcttga